Proteins encoded by one window of Arachis ipaensis cultivar K30076 chromosome B04, Araip1.1, whole genome shotgun sequence:
- the LOC107637066 gene encoding zinc finger BED domain-containing protein RICESLEEPER 2-like: MVKSDYKVDKKIFSITLDNASSNDTCVEHLKSTLDVHGSLLCGGEFFHVRCSAHILNLIVQDGMKICGDAVCKIREGIKFLRKSESRMVKFKECFEDIEGLEYTTALCLDVPTRWNSLYAMLASAIPYKKAFEMYKVKEAGFREYCPSSDEWRRTEKICDFLLPFYETTKLMSGTSYPTSNLYFLQVWQIQLILMNSLKNDEVLIRNMGEKMMIKFKKYWEEYSVVLAFGAVLDPRFKLNTLVHCYNEIDPISVKDKVEHVKSKLYKLFEVYDQNSSTTVESSSQLSSNFSQAISSAIGTQLIKIVGDLMSRNQEAEVKSGKNQLDIYLSEATLFCNDAIIDVLQWWKDNHHLDRCILHDIRSGQLNTDDLCIREH; encoded by the exons ATGGTTAAATCTGATTATAAAGTTGATAAAAAGATTTTTTCCATTACTTTGGATAATGCTTCTTCTAATGATACTTGTGTTGAACACTTGAAAAGTACTTTGGATGTGCATGGTTCATTGTTGTGTGGTGGTGAATTCTTTCATGTTCGTTGCTCTGCTCATATTTTAAATCTTATTGTCCAAGATGGAATGAAAATATGTGGTGATGCAGTGTGTAAGATTAGAGAGGGTATTAAGTTTCTGAGAAAATCTGAAAGTAGAATGGTTAAGTTTAAAGAATGTTTTGAAgatattgagggacttgagtataCGACTGCATTATGTTTAGATGTTCCTACTAGGTGGAATTCACTTTATGCAATGCTTGCAAGTGCTATTCCTTATAAGAAAGCTTTTGAAATGTATAAAGTAAAAGAAGCTGGGTTTAGGGAGTATTGTCCTTCATCAGATGAGTGGAGAAGAACTGAAAAGATATGTGATTTCTTGTTACCATTTTACGAAACTACCAAGTTGATGTCTGGAACTTCTTACCCAACATCCAACTTGTATTTTTTACAAGTTTGGCAAATCCAGCTGATTTTAATGAATAGTTTGAAGAATGATGAAGTGCTTATAAGGAACATGGGAGAAAAAATGATGATTAAGTTCAAGAAATATTGGGAAGAATACAGTGTTGTTCTTGCATTTGGGGCAGTTCTTGATCCTAGATTTAAACTCAACACTTTGGTTCATTGCTATAATGAGATTGATCCTATTAGTGTTAAAGACAAAGTGGAGCATGTGAAGAGTAAGTTATACAAGCTTTTTGAGGTTTATGACCAAAATTCCTCTACAACTGTGGAGAGTTCTTCCCAACTTTCAAGTAATTTTTCTCAGGCAATATCTTCTGCAATTGGAACTCAGCTTATTAAAATTGTTGGT GATTTGATGTCCCGTAATCAAGAAGCTGAAGTGAAAAGTGGAAAGAACCAACTGGATATTTATTTGAGTGAGGCAACATTATTTTGCAATGATGCAATCATTGATGTTTTGCAATGGTGGAAAGACAATCATCATC TCGACCGTTGCATTCTTCATgatattaggtctggccaacttaatactgatgATTTGTGTATACGAGAACACTAG